In Kitasatospora sp. NBC_00240, the following are encoded in one genomic region:
- the dnaN gene encoding DNA polymerase III subunit beta produces the protein MKFRVERDVLAEAVAWAARSLPARPPVPVLAGLLLTAQEGSLALSGFDYEVSARVELEADVEEAGTVLVSGRLLNDISRNLPNRPVEISTDGQRVSVVCGSSRFTLPTLPVDEYPALPQMPTATGTVPGDVFASAVSQAAVAAGRDDTLPVLTGVRVEIEGDRITLAATDRYRFAVRELMWKPEQADISAVALVPAKTLQDIAKSLGSGDTVSIALASGGAGEGLIGFEGAGRRTTTRLLEGEFPKFRSLFPTEFNAVAAIQTQPFLEALKRVSLVAERNTPVRLNFEQGVLTLEAGSGDDAQATERIDADLEGDDISIAFNPGYLEEGLKAIDSAYAQLSFTTSTKPALLSGKPAVDAEADEAYQYLIMPVRLSG, from the coding sequence GTGAAGTTCCGGGTGGAGCGTGACGTCCTCGCGGAGGCGGTGGCCTGGGCTGCTCGCAGCCTCCCGGCGCGGCCGCCGGTGCCGGTGCTGGCCGGCCTGCTGCTGACGGCACAGGAGGGCAGCCTGGCGCTGTCCGGATTCGACTACGAGGTCTCGGCCCGGGTCGAGCTCGAGGCGGACGTGGAGGAGGCCGGCACCGTCCTGGTCTCCGGCCGGCTGCTGAACGACATCTCGCGCAACCTTCCCAACAGGCCTGTGGAGATCTCCACCGACGGCCAGCGGGTCAGCGTGGTCTGCGGCAGCTCGCGGTTCACCCTGCCGACCCTGCCGGTGGACGAGTACCCGGCGCTGCCGCAGATGCCGACCGCCACCGGCACCGTCCCGGGCGACGTGTTCGCCTCGGCGGTCAGCCAGGCGGCGGTCGCGGCCGGCCGTGACGACACCCTGCCGGTGCTCACCGGTGTGCGGGTCGAGATCGAGGGCGACCGGATCACCCTGGCCGCCACCGACCGCTACCGCTTCGCGGTCCGCGAGCTCATGTGGAAGCCCGAGCAGGCCGACATCTCCGCCGTCGCGCTCGTGCCCGCCAAGACCCTGCAGGACATCGCCAAGTCCCTGGGCAGCGGCGACACCGTCTCCATCGCGCTGGCCTCGGGCGGCGCGGGCGAGGGCCTGATCGGCTTCGAGGGTGCCGGCCGCCGGACGACCACCCGCCTGCTGGAGGGTGAGTTCCCGAAGTTCCGCAGCCTCTTCCCGACCGAGTTCAACGCGGTCGCGGCGATCCAGACCCAGCCCTTCCTGGAGGCGCTCAAGCGCGTCTCGCTGGTCGCCGAGCGCAACACCCCCGTGCGGCTCAACTTCGAGCAGGGCGTGCTGACCCTGGAGGCCGGCTCCGGCGACGACGCCCAGGCCACCGAGCGGATCGACGCCGACCTCGAGGGCGACGACATCTCGATCGCGTTCAACCCCGGCTACCTGGAGGAGGGCCTCAAGGCCATCGACTCCGCGTACGCCCAGCTCAGCTTCACCACCTCGACCAAGCCGGCCCTGCTGAGCGGCAAGCCCGCGGTGGACGCCGAGGCGGACGAGGCCTACCAGTACCTGATCATGCCGGTCCGCCTCTCCGGCTGA
- the dnaA gene encoding chromosomal replication initiator protein DnaA — MAEVNSDLVPVWARVVERLVNDPDVGDKDKQWVRRTQPMWMMHDTALLAAPNEFAKQVLEGRLLPQLSDALSREFGRPVRIAVMVDANAVPPAAAPAPQAPAEPQPRQGPEDGQGRPAEWSDQPAQPPYREEPDYRSARPEAYPPAAEEYGRPYDRSYDQGYERGRYDTAGYEQRPAPYGGAPQSWPAADNQGPAWDQQGGYQDQEQPPRQGYREQPEHQGPPAGGQGDLFGGAYGPAPGDVRPGGRRPGGRPPQDASDNGSLSSDPRPRSVPAVRPQPEPPERTGRPGLPDRSPSPGVPAPPGAPPAGGSRKDEPAARLNPKYLFDTFVIGASNRFAHAAAVAVAEAPAKAYNPLFIYGESGLGKTHLLHAIGHYSRSLFPGTRVRYVSSEEFTNEFINSIRDGKADAFRKRYRDMDILLVDDVQFLASKESTQEEFFHTFNTLHNANKQIVLSSDRPPKQLITLEDRLRNRFEWGLITDVTPPELETRIAILRKKAIQEQLNAPADVLEFIASRITRNIRELEGALIRVTAFANLNRAPVDLELAGIVLKDLIPGGDEDAGPEITAQVIMQQTAAYFGLGVDDLCGSSRSRVLVTARQIAMYLCRELTDLSLPKIGAQFGGRDHTTVMHADRKIRSLMAERRSIYNQVTELTNRIKS, encoded by the coding sequence GTGGCTGAAGTCAACAGCGATCTCGTCCCGGTCTGGGCGAGGGTCGTCGAGCGGCTGGTCAACGACCCGGATGTCGGTGACAAGGACAAGCAGTGGGTGCGCCGGACCCAGCCGATGTGGATGATGCACGACACGGCTCTGCTGGCGGCGCCGAACGAGTTCGCCAAGCAGGTGCTGGAGGGCCGGCTGCTGCCGCAGCTGAGCGACGCGCTGAGCCGCGAGTTCGGCCGCCCGGTCCGGATCGCCGTGATGGTGGACGCCAACGCCGTCCCGCCGGCCGCCGCTCCCGCCCCGCAGGCACCCGCCGAACCGCAGCCCCGGCAGGGCCCCGAGGACGGCCAAGGCCGCCCGGCCGAGTGGTCCGACCAGCCCGCCCAGCCGCCGTACCGCGAGGAGCCGGACTACCGCTCCGCCCGGCCCGAGGCCTACCCGCCGGCCGCCGAGGAGTACGGGCGTCCCTACGACCGCTCCTACGACCAGGGCTACGAGCGCGGCCGGTACGACACCGCCGGCTACGAGCAGCGCCCCGCGCCGTACGGCGGCGCCCCGCAGTCCTGGCCGGCGGCCGACAACCAGGGCCCGGCCTGGGACCAGCAGGGCGGCTACCAGGACCAGGAGCAGCCGCCCCGGCAGGGCTACCGCGAGCAGCCGGAGCACCAGGGCCCGCCGGCCGGCGGGCAGGGCGACCTCTTCGGCGGCGCGTACGGCCCGGCGCCGGGCGATGTCCGGCCGGGCGGGCGCCGACCCGGGGGCCGTCCGCCGCAGGACGCCTCCGACAACGGCTCGCTCTCCTCAGACCCCCGGCCCCGCTCGGTGCCGGCCGTCCGTCCCCAGCCGGAGCCCCCGGAGCGCACGGGTCGCCCCGGCCTACCGGACCGCAGCCCCAGCCCGGGGGTGCCCGCGCCGCCGGGCGCTCCCCCGGCGGGCGGCTCCCGCAAGGACGAGCCGGCCGCCCGGCTGAACCCCAAGTACCTCTTCGACACCTTCGTCATCGGCGCCAGCAACCGCTTCGCGCACGCCGCCGCGGTGGCGGTGGCCGAGGCGCCCGCCAAGGCGTACAACCCGCTGTTCATCTACGGGGAGTCCGGGCTCGGCAAGACCCACCTGTTGCACGCCATCGGGCACTACTCGCGCAGCCTCTTCCCGGGGACCCGGGTGCGGTACGTGAGCTCCGAGGAGTTCACCAACGAGTTCATCAACTCGATCCGGGACGGCAAGGCGGACGCGTTCCGCAAGCGCTACCGGGACATGGACATCCTGCTGGTCGACGACGTGCAGTTCCTGGCCAGCAAGGAGTCCACGCAGGAGGAGTTCTTCCACACCTTCAACACCCTGCACAACGCCAACAAGCAGATCGTGCTCTCCTCCGACCGGCCGCCCAAGCAGCTGATCACGCTGGAGGACCGGCTCCGCAACCGCTTCGAGTGGGGGCTGATCACCGATGTCACCCCGCCCGAGCTGGAGACCCGGATCGCGATCCTGCGCAAGAAGGCGATCCAGGAGCAACTCAACGCCCCTGCCGATGTGCTGGAGTTCATCGCGTCCCGGATCACCCGCAACATCCGGGAGTTGGAGGGGGCGCTGATCCGGGTCACCGCGTTCGCCAACCTCAACCGGGCGCCGGTGGACCTGGAGTTGGCGGGCATCGTCCTCAAGGACCTGATCCCCGGCGGCGACGAGGACGCCGGCCCGGAGATCACCGCGCAGGTCATCATGCAGCAGACCGCCGCGTACTTCGGCCTGGGCGTCGACGACCTCTGCGGATCCTCGCGCAGCCGCGTACTGGTGACGGCGCGTCAGATTGCGATGTACCTCTGCCGCGAGCTGACCGACCTCTCGCTGCCGAAGATCGGCGCGCAGTTCGGCGGCCGGGACCACACCACGGTGATGCACGCAGACCGCAAGATCCGCTCGCTGATGGCCGAGCGGCGCTCCATCTACAACCAGGTCACCGAGCTGACCAACCGCATCAAGAGCTGA
- the rpmH gene encoding 50S ribosomal protein L34 has translation MSKRTFQPNNRRRAKTHGFRLRMRTRAGRAILATRRAKGRTNISA, from the coding sequence GTGAGCAAGCGCACCTTCCAGCCGAACAACCGTCGTCGCGCGAAGACCCACGGCTTCCGGCTGCGTATGCGTACGCGCGCCGGCCGCGCCATCCTGGCGACCCGCCGCGCCAAGGGCCGTACCAACATCTCCGCCTGA
- the rnpA gene encoding ribonuclease P protein component, translating to MLPSENRLRRRQDFATAVKRGRRAGRPLLVVHLSRDGDPGGQADRTSDFRPHVAEGTPSARAGFVVSKAVGSAVVRNLVKRRLRHLVRDRLSRLPAGSLIVVRALPPAGSASYHDLEHDLDAALKRLLRAEPTATVPTGAGR from the coding sequence GTGCTGCCCTCCGAGAACCGGCTGCGGCGGCGCCAGGACTTCGCGACCGCGGTGAAACGCGGTCGACGGGCCGGCCGGCCCCTTCTGGTCGTCCATCTCAGCAGAGACGGTGACCCCGGGGGGCAGGCCGACCGGACCAGCGACTTCCGCCCGCACGTCGCCGAGGGGACTCCTTCGGCGCGTGCGGGTTTCGTCGTGAGCAAGGCCGTGGGTTCCGCGGTCGTGCGCAACCTGGTGAAGCGTCGCCTGCGTCACCTGGTCCGTGATCGTCTGTCCAGGCTGCCCGCCGGTAGCCTGATAGTGGTGCGCGCGCTGCCCCCGGCAGGGTCCGCCTCGTACCACGATCTTGAGCACGACCTGGACGCGGCCCTGAAGCGGCTGCTCCGGGCGGAGCCGACCGCCACCGTGCCGACGGGAGCAGGGCGATGA
- the yidD gene encoding membrane protein insertion efficiency factor YidD → MKYLLMGLIRVYQWTISPLLGPVCRYYPSCSHYGYEAVRVHGAIKGGGLTVWRILRCNPWTPGGVDHVPARKHPVWHRRLRDLLTSRGRADTGIPVTAPSAGPEPEGPETIGPVADPNVQGA, encoded by the coding sequence ATGAAGTACCTGCTGATGGGTCTGATCCGGGTCTACCAGTGGACCATCAGCCCGCTGCTCGGTCCGGTCTGCCGCTACTACCCGTCGTGCTCCCACTACGGCTACGAGGCCGTCCGGGTGCACGGTGCGATCAAGGGCGGCGGTCTGACCGTCTGGCGAATCCTGCGCTGCAACCCGTGGACACCCGGTGGGGTGGACCACGTGCCGGCACGCAAGCACCCGGTGTGGCACCGCCGGCTGCGTGACCTGTTGACCTCCCGTGGCAGGGCCGACACCGGCATACCGGTGACCGCGCCCTCCGCCGGTCCGGAGCCCGAGGGCCCGGAGACCATCGGCCCGGTGGCCGATCCCAATGTCCAAGGAGCCTGA
- the yidC gene encoding membrane protein insertase YidC encodes MTFSFLSPLYTMVSWIIVQFHSLYSHVFDPDGGWAWGLAIASMVIVIRICLIPLFVKQIKATRAMQAIQPKMKAIQERYKNDKQRQSEEMMKLYKEAGTNPFSSCLPILVQAPFFTALYGVLASVAKNKPIGVIDGALLVSAGKAHIFGAPLSATFLSSNEVSVKIVTAVMIIMMSASQFITQRQLMTKNMDLTVKTPFMQQQKMLMYVFPIMFAVMGINFPVGVLVYWLTTNVWSMGQQLIVIRNNPTPGSKAWDERQARLKKAGRLNPDGTAIKGKFFGLIPATGTKQASAEAVVEESVQVRRQQPRKLTKAQRQHGAAQPVGLTKDDQPQDAVPEEAVSEDAVAAETGTAVKTPAKQAVGKQTSAKQGARQQPKRGGPQGGQRPRKKS; translated from the coding sequence GTGACCTTCTCCTTCCTCAGTCCGCTGTACACCATGGTGTCCTGGATCATCGTCCAGTTCCATTCGCTGTACAGCCATGTCTTCGACCCGGACGGCGGCTGGGCCTGGGGCCTGGCCATCGCCTCGATGGTGATCGTCATCCGGATCTGCCTGATCCCGCTCTTCGTGAAGCAGATCAAGGCGACCCGGGCCATGCAGGCGATCCAGCCGAAGATGAAGGCCATCCAGGAGCGCTACAAGAACGACAAGCAGCGCCAGTCCGAAGAGATGATGAAGCTGTACAAGGAGGCGGGTACCAACCCGTTCTCCAGCTGCCTTCCCATCCTCGTGCAGGCGCCGTTCTTCACCGCTCTCTACGGTGTGCTGGCCTCGGTGGCCAAGAACAAGCCGATCGGCGTCATCGACGGCGCCCTGCTGGTCAGTGCCGGCAAGGCACACATCTTCGGCGCCCCGCTGTCCGCCACCTTCCTGAGCAGCAACGAGGTCAGCGTCAAGATCGTCACTGCCGTGATGATCATCATGATGTCGGCGTCGCAGTTCATCACCCAGCGCCAGCTGATGACCAAGAACATGGACCTCACGGTCAAGACGCCGTTCATGCAGCAGCAGAAGATGCTGATGTACGTCTTCCCGATCATGTTCGCCGTGATGGGCATCAACTTCCCCGTCGGTGTCCTCGTCTACTGGCTGACCACCAACGTGTGGTCGATGGGCCAGCAGCTGATCGTCATCCGCAACAACCCGACGCCCGGCAGCAAGGCCTGGGACGAGCGTCAGGCGCGGCTGAAGAAGGCCGGCCGGCTCAACCCGGACGGCACCGCGATCAAGGGCAAGTTCTTCGGTCTGATCCCCGCCACCGGCACCAAGCAGGCGTCCGCCGAGGCCGTCGTCGAGGAGTCGGTGCAGGTCCGCCGGCAGCAGCCGCGCAAGCTGACCAAGGCCCAGCGCCAGCACGGCGCCGCCCAGCCGGTCGGGCTGACCAAGGACGACCAGCCGCAGGACGCCGTGCCCGAGGAGGCCGTGTCCGAGGACGCCGTGGCCGCCGAGACCGGGACGGCCGTCAAGACCCCGGCCAAGCAGGCCGTCGGCAAGCAGACCTCCGCCAAGCAGGGCGCCCGCCAGCAGCCGAAGCGCGGCGGACCGCAGGGTGGCCAGCGGCCGAGGAAGAAGTCCTGA
- a CDS encoding R3H domain-containing nucleic acid-binding protein has protein sequence MTEGTTTSAVEAEAEGSADDSLIARLEQEGEIAADYLEGLLDIADLDGDIDMDVEGDRALVSIVGEGNDRALQRLVGQDGEVLEALQELTRLAVHRETGERSRLMLDIAGFRARKRSELATLGAQAAEQVKSTGEQVKLRPMTPFERKVVHDAVAAAGLRSESEGEEPQRFVVVLPG, from the coding sequence GTGACGGAAGGCACCACCACCTCCGCTGTCGAAGCCGAGGCCGAGGGCAGCGCCGACGACAGCCTCATCGCGCGCCTCGAGCAGGAGGGCGAGATCGCGGCCGACTACCTCGAGGGTCTGCTCGACATCGCCGACCTCGACGGTGACATCGACATGGACGTCGAGGGCGACCGAGCCCTGGTCTCCATCGTCGGTGAGGGCAACGACCGCGCGCTGCAGCGCCTGGTCGGCCAGGACGGCGAGGTGCTGGAGGCGCTGCAGGAGCTGACCCGGTTGGCCGTCCACCGGGAGACCGGCGAGCGCAGCCGTCTCATGCTGGACATCGCCGGTTTCCGGGCCCGTAAGCGGTCCGAGCTGGCGACGCTCGGCGCGCAGGCGGCCGAGCAGGTCAAGAGCACGGGTGAGCAGGTCAAGCTGCGGCCGATGACGCCGTTCGAGCGCAAGGTCGTCCACGACGCCGTCGCCGCCGCGGGGCTGCGCAGCGAGTCCGAGGGCGAGGAGCCGCAGCGTTTCGTGGTCGTGCTGCCGGGCTGA
- the rsmG gene encoding 16S rRNA (guanine(527)-N(7))-methyltransferase RsmG, with product MDTESGAPGGDAAAESVEGPGEAPAAARAIFGERFDSAVRYTELLATAGVQRGLIGPREVPRLWDRHVLNCAVLAELLPAGSSLCDVGSGAGLPGIPVALARPDVSVTLLEPLLRRTTFLEEVVRELGLENVTVVRGRAEEMIGKLAVDVVTARAVAPLDRLAGWGMPLLRPHGQMLALKGDTAEQELAENRAGLAKLGAVESSVISVGEGTLETSTRVIQVKAGESPGGVKAATRRARAARAGRAATGKSAERGRGAGRRRR from the coding sequence ATGGACACGGAGAGTGGGGCTCCCGGCGGCGATGCGGCCGCCGAGAGCGTGGAGGGCCCGGGCGAGGCTCCGGCCGCGGCACGGGCGATCTTCGGGGAGCGGTTCGATTCCGCGGTCCGCTACACCGAGCTGCTGGCGACGGCCGGCGTCCAGCGCGGCCTGATCGGCCCGCGCGAGGTGCCCAGGCTCTGGGACCGCCATGTACTGAACTGCGCCGTGCTGGCCGAGCTGCTGCCCGCCGGATCTTCGCTCTGCGACGTCGGCTCCGGCGCCGGACTGCCCGGCATCCCGGTCGCGCTGGCCCGCCCGGACGTCTCGGTCACCCTGCTGGAACCGCTGCTGCGTCGGACCACCTTCCTGGAGGAGGTGGTCCGCGAGCTGGGGCTGGAGAACGTCACCGTCGTGCGCGGCCGCGCCGAGGAGATGATCGGCAAGCTCGCGGTCGACGTCGTCACCGCCCGGGCGGTTGCGCCGCTGGACCGACTGGCCGGCTGGGGCATGCCGCTGCTGCGTCCGCACGGGCAGATGCTCGCGCTCAAGGGTGACACCGCCGAGCAGGAGCTGGCCGAGAACCGGGCCGGGCTGGCCAAGCTCGGGGCGGTGGAGTCCTCGGTGATCTCGGTGGGCGAAGGCACTCTGGAGACCTCGACCCGGGTGATCCAGGTCAAGGCGGGGGAGAGTCCCGGCGGGGTCAAGGCCGCCACCCGGCGGGCCAGGGCGGCCCGGGCCGGGCGGGCCGCGACCGGCAAGAGCGCCGAGCGCGGGCGCGGGGCGGGACGCCGGCGGCGCTGA
- a CDS encoding ParA family protein, with translation MQDSETIDQIDDTPIARAAQAAVQAIGRAGEGLPRPAVTRVIVVANQKGGVGKTTTTVNLAASLAMHGLRVLVVDLDPQGNASTALGIDHHAEVPSIYDVLVEGKPLADVVQPVVDVEGLFCVPATIDLAGAEIELVSLVAREGRLQRAIAAYEQPLDYILIDCPPSLGLLTVNALVAGQEVLIPIQCEYYALEGLGQLLRNVELVRAHLNPALHVSTILLTMYDARTRLAAQVAEEVRTHFQQEVLQTAIPRSVRVSEAPSYGQTVLTYDPGSTGALSYLEAARELALRGAATGTGMVGQQRGAAQAAHQMVQHSTTEDNR, from the coding sequence ATGCAGGACTCCGAGACCATCGACCAGATCGACGACACGCCCATCGCGCGTGCCGCCCAGGCCGCGGTTCAGGCCATCGGGCGGGCCGGCGAGGGCCTCCCCCGGCCGGCCGTCACCCGGGTGATCGTGGTGGCCAACCAGAAGGGCGGGGTGGGGAAGACCACCACCACCGTCAACCTGGCGGCTTCGCTCGCCATGCACGGACTGCGCGTCCTCGTGGTGGACCTCGACCCGCAGGGCAACGCCTCCACGGCGCTCGGGATCGACCACCACGCCGAGGTGCCGTCGATCTACGACGTCCTGGTCGAGGGCAAGCCCCTCGCCGACGTGGTCCAGCCGGTGGTCGACGTGGAGGGGCTGTTCTGCGTCCCCGCGACCATCGACCTGGCCGGCGCCGAGATCGAGCTGGTCTCCCTGGTGGCCCGCGAAGGCAGGCTCCAGCGCGCCATCGCCGCCTACGAGCAGCCGCTCGACTACATCCTGATCGACTGCCCGCCCTCGCTCGGCCTGCTCACGGTCAACGCGCTGGTGGCCGGGCAGGAGGTGCTGATCCCGATCCAGTGCGAGTACTACGCGCTGGAGGGGCTCGGCCAGCTGCTGCGCAACGTCGAGCTGGTGCGGGCCCACCTCAACCCCGCGCTGCACGTCTCCACCATCCTCCTCACCATGTACGACGCCCGGACGAGGCTCGCGGCCCAGGTGGCGGAGGAGGTGCGGACGCACTTCCAGCAGGAGGTGCTGCAGACCGCCATCCCGCGCTCGGTCCGCGTCTCGGAGGCGCCGAGCTACGGGCAGACGGTGCTCACGTACGATCCGGGTTCCACCGGTGCGTTGTCGTACCTGGAGGCCGCCCGCGAGCTGGCACTCCGCGGCGCGGCCACCGGAACCGGCATGGTGGGACAGCAGCGTGGCGCGGCCCAGGCCGCCCACCAGATGGTTCAGCACAGCACGACGGAGGACAATCGGTGA
- a CDS encoding ParB/RepB/Spo0J family partition protein gives MSVRRGLGRGIGALIPATTPVAAGAVASPRTAEPAPGEALVESAPARGAAPLLPTGRGTVAAKAAAESARESRSEVPEQPVAPAADPAGAIQLAPVDGARFAELPLDSITPNPRQPREVFDEDKLAELVASIKEVGLLQPVVVRQVGEERYELIMGERRWRASREAGLEQIPAIVRATEDDKLLLEGLLENLHRAELNPLEEGAAYDQLLRDFSCTHDELADRIGRSRSHVSNTLRLLNLSPAVQRRVAAGVLTAGHARALLSVGDGEQQDALAKRIVAEGLSVRTTEEIAKLMASEDKPQRANGPKAGKLLSPAFNDLAGRLSDRFETRVKVEVSQRGGKLGKGKVVLEFASVDDLNRILDSLAPGEDGLRLSQS, from the coding sequence GTGAGTGTTCGCAGGGGCTTGGGACGAGGGATCGGGGCACTGATCCCGGCCACGACGCCGGTGGCGGCCGGCGCGGTGGCATCGCCCCGGACGGCGGAGCCCGCGCCGGGGGAGGCGCTCGTCGAGAGCGCGCCGGCGCGTGGAGCGGCACCGCTGCTGCCCACCGGGCGGGGCACGGTGGCGGCCAAGGCCGCGGCCGAGAGCGCCCGTGAGTCGCGGTCGGAGGTACCCGAGCAGCCGGTGGCGCCGGCCGCCGATCCTGCCGGGGCCATCCAGCTGGCCCCGGTCGACGGGGCCCGGTTCGCCGAGCTGCCGCTGGACTCGATCACGCCGAACCCCCGCCAGCCCCGCGAGGTCTTCGACGAGGACAAGCTGGCCGAGCTGGTCGCCTCCATCAAGGAGGTGGGCCTGCTCCAGCCGGTGGTGGTGCGCCAGGTCGGCGAGGAGCGCTACGAGCTCATCATGGGCGAGCGGCGCTGGCGGGCCTCCCGGGAGGCCGGGCTGGAGCAGATCCCCGCGATCGTCCGGGCCACCGAGGACGACAAGCTGCTGCTGGAAGGGCTCCTGGAGAACCTGCACCGGGCCGAGCTGAACCCGCTGGAGGAGGGCGCCGCGTACGACCAGCTGCTGCGCGACTTCTCCTGCACGCACGACGAGCTGGCCGACCGGATCGGCCGCTCGCGCTCGCACGTCTCCAACACCCTGCGGCTGCTCAACCTCTCCCCCGCCGTGCAGCGCCGGGTCGCCGCCGGTGTGCTGACCGCCGGCCACGCCCGGGCGCTGCTGAGTGTCGGCGACGGCGAGCAGCAGGACGCGCTGGCGAAGCGGATCGTCGCGGAGGGTCTCTCGGTGCGGACCACCGAGGAGATCGCCAAGCTGATGGCGAGTGAGGACAAGCCGCAGCGGGCCAACGGCCCGAAGGCGGGCAAGCTGCTCTCGCCGGCCTTCAACGACCTGGCGGGCCGGCTCTCGGACCGCTTCGAGACCCGGGTCAAGGTCGAGGTCTCGCAGCGCGGCGGCAAGCTCGGCAAGGGCAAGGTCGTTCTGGAGTTCGCGTCGGTGGACGACCTCAACCGCATCCTGGACAGCCTGGCACCCGGGGAGGACGGGCTGCGGCTGTCGCAGAGCTGA
- a CDS encoding GNAT family N-acetyltransferase codes for MGRRIAPLTLDNLGDLPNTCRSCVFWELDPVTAREAVEAGKPELEKEGWISAVLLEWGSCGRIVYVDDDPAGFVTYAPPAYVPRSLAFPTSPVSPDAVLLMVSRVLPGYQRQGLGRVLVQTVVKDLMGRGVRAIEAFGAVGPERPSCVLPAEHLLAVGFKTVRPHRRYPRLRLEARTALSWKGDMEVALERLLGGARKEPALRPF; via the coding sequence ATGGGACGCAGGATCGCCCCGCTGACGTTGGACAATCTCGGCGATCTGCCGAACACCTGCCGCTCCTGCGTGTTCTGGGAGCTGGACCCGGTCACCGCCAGGGAGGCGGTGGAGGCCGGGAAGCCCGAGCTGGAGAAGGAGGGGTGGATCTCCGCCGTTCTGCTGGAATGGGGCTCCTGCGGCCGGATCGTGTACGTGGACGACGACCCGGCCGGCTTCGTGACCTACGCACCACCGGCCTACGTGCCGCGTTCGCTGGCCTTCCCGACCAGTCCGGTGTCTCCTGACGCGGTGCTGCTGATGGTCAGCCGGGTGCTGCCCGGCTACCAGCGGCAGGGGCTGGGTCGGGTGCTGGTCCAGACGGTGGTGAAGGACCTGATGGGGCGCGGGGTCCGGGCGATCGAGGCTTTCGGGGCGGTCGGTCCGGAGCGTCCGAGCTGTGTCCTGCCGGCGGAGCACCTGCTCGCGGTCGGCTTCAAGACGGTCCGACCGCACCGCCGGTACCCGAGGCTGCGGCTGGAGGCGCGGACCGCGCTCTCGTGGAAGGGCGACATGGAGGTGGCCCTGGAACGGCTGCTGGGCGGGGCGCGTAAGGAGCCGGCTCTCCGGCCGTTCTGA
- the trxA gene encoding thioredoxin: MAGATNIVTDASFEADVLKSDKPVLVDFWATWCGPCRQIAPILEEIAGEHGDKLTIAKLDVDANQQTAAAYNVISIPTMIVYKDGQPVKSITGARPKAALLRELAEFI, from the coding sequence GTGGCCGGCGCCACCAACATCGTGACCGACGCGTCCTTCGAGGCCGACGTCCTCAAGAGCGACAAGCCCGTCCTGGTCGATTTCTGGGCCACCTGGTGCGGCCCGTGCCGCCAGATCGCCCCGATTCTCGAAGAGATCGCGGGCGAGCACGGCGACAAGCTGACCATCGCGAAGCTCGACGTCGACGCCAACCAGCAGACGGCCGCGGCCTACAACGTCATCTCGATCCCGACGATGATCGTCTACAAGGACGGCCAGCCGGTGAAGTCCATCACCGGTGCCCGCCCGAAGGCCGCCCTCCTGCGCGAGCTGGCCGAGTTCATCTAG